The Theileria equi strain WA chromosome 2 map unlocalized gcontig_1105316255037, whole genome shotgun sequence genomic sequence TTCGCTTCCGTTACTACTATCGCCAGCATCAGCACTGTTACCACTCTCCTGCccattcttcttttcctccttttcaatCTCTTTGACACGCTCGTCATACATTATGTACAGGTAGGTAACCCATAGTGCAGTGAAAAATGCTATGGTTATCTTTATTGCATAACATAGGATTGCGCACAATCTCATCTGAGGTGTGCTACTGGTGCCTATAATATGCTCCATGATTAGCTGGAACAGTCCCATGGAGATCGACCCAAATGGGTAGCCGGAATATAGAGTTGAGGCTGCAGAGTTTAGGAATAGCTTTGATATCACTAATATGCTTGGAGAGAATTGGCGCCTCGAGAATCCCAGCTACTCCacaaagaatgataaagatCGTTTTAGCAGTTTGTCCGTTCCCAAAATATATGACTGGGACAAATAGAACCAGAATAGGCATGAGCAGCCAGAAGTAAATTACCAAGGCGGTGAAGCTCATCTTAAGGCACATGAGGGATGTTATGGTGGAGATAGAACCAGTGATAATATATGACAAGTAACACTTGTTTGCGATGTTTTCGCAGTGGAAGACACTTTCGAGAAGCAAAGTAACACCAGAGATGGGTGCCATGCAGTAGGCAATGAACATGAAGACATACTTGTGGGTGTCATGGATTCCCTAAATTCCTCATCACTACTTTTCTTCCCCTTTTCTTTTGCCTTCTTTGATTTGGCTATTGCCATACGGAGTTTCGAAGAGGAGACCCACATTGTGCCCGGGGAAGGACGGCGTTTAGTCACCTTCTCACTGTTCATATGTCTTCTATCTCtttttttccatcaacCGAGTAATTTTACACATGGCAGTCCATCGTTGCTAAAACGTAAGGTTTGAGACTGAGCCCGTCAAAACCTCCCCATGAAGAAGATgccaagaataaatatCCTGCATTATTTTGGTTATGTCGGCTTTATAAATCAGAGTCTTGATTTCCCCTGGTCATTTACGGTTGTAACTTATCGCTTAGGTAGTAAAGGCTAGACAAAGCGAGGAGATTACTCTTGACTTCTCTAACCAGAATTATTCTTCCGAGCATGTAGACAAGGTATAGACACGCCGATAAAGCATTCTACTTTTTGAAGGATGGTAGATAAAGGGGATCGGACCCGGGAAGGGTATGATCATcacttttgggagagtgaACCTTCCCTAACTCTGAGGAAGGTAGTGAAGCCTGACGGCACAAAGTTTCGGTACTTTGACGAAACGAGTATATTCAgctttatatttttcacaTGGGCATATAAATGGACCAAAGCGGCGGGGGAGAAGTATTTTGACCCTTACATGCTCCACCCTCTCCCCTTGGCAGACCAGATTCTTCTCTGGCAACCAATTCTTTCTAAACACATTAGTGATGGAATTTCCAAAACTTTATAGTTACGCACAAGTACGTACATTAACAATTGAAATACAGCGTCTGCAATTGCGACGCCAATGTGCCATtatgcacatttacaccatTGCACACATGCTGTCTAAAGACATGCCCAAATGACACGAGGGCTTACATGTGTCTAAACTATCCTAGTGTATAGTGTGTACACTTTGTGTGTGTAATCCGAATTTGTCTAGAGCTTCCATTTTCCTTGGTGCTCCGAATATTAAAGACTACCCAATGGTCGTCTATACATTGTCACAGTATGATCcacatttttattatcaagaatggagtccCCAAGTTTAACAATAATAACAGTCATATTGTCGCATCCAATACCTTCAGATTCGCTTGGATTTTTTGAGACACAAGCGTCGCATAATTCTTCGCAGATTTTTGAAAGTGTAGAACCATCATAGGCATTTTTCTCCTTTGCAGAGTTAATACGTTCTCTCACAAAATCTACAACCTCTTGATTTGTCTTACAATCCCAAATCCCATCGCATGCTAGAATGACAAAGTCATCTTCCTTGCTAATTGGACATATCCTTACATCTGGGAAAGCAGAAATTCGTTGCTCCTCTGGCTTGAGAGTGTGATCTTGCTTGAAGGATAAATCTCCAATTGCACGGGAGAGATTGAGATTCCCATCAACTCTCCCATTGGTAACAGACCCACCAGCTCTCCTTATACgttcagattcttctgGGAGCCCAGGTTTATGGTCATGCGATAGAGGTATAGCCTTTCCGGCTCTGCATAAAATTACACGAGAGTCACCGGCATTTGCAGCGACAAGACATGGATTTGGACCGGGAGTAACAGCTAAAACAACGGAGGCAGCTCCGCAACCATGCGCAATAGCTTCTCCATATGGTTCCTCCATAATGGCATCAATAGAGTCTTCAGGAGAAATGTCATCCAGTTCATCGCTATAAGCGGACATGTCTCCCTTTGCGTATTCAAAGGAGAATTCAGAGACACCCTCTCGGCCATAATTTCCAGAATCTACGCACACCTCTTGAATCATGCTAGCATAGTGTGCACGTTCCTCCTCTCCGCCTACTGCATCCATAGTCACATCCTCAGATTCAATCGGTATGCTTCTACACTGCTGGTCCAAACCTTCGGGATTCTTGATGGcttccaaaattttaagCGCTTCCCTGGTGGAACGTTTGTTTGGCAAAAGaacctttaaaatgtcACTGGAGTCCATACAGGTTCCAGGGACCTCAGCCTTGTCTACTGGTTTATAGTAGCTCTTTAACTCAGCCTCGATTTCAGGCTTTAAAAGCTCTTCATCTACACGTAAAAACGCAGATTGGAGCGATTCCGCAACGCATTTTTCAACTGGCATGCGCGGCTCGACATTTATATCAATTGGCATATCTGGATGGGCCTGAAGCTCATCACGAAACAAGTCATGAAAGTGCTTTGAACACCAGGTACTCACATAGTGACCTCCGTGGCCGTCAAACACACCATACAATCCTATGCTTCCATTTTTATGCTTGATGAAATCGGGAATCGCCAAATGGGCATCTTCCATGGAGACTCTCCATCCTTGCATCGAAGTACATCCAAATTGGGTCGAATCCTTGGCCAAATCACCTCCAAATGCCGAGGTTTTGTCAGTCCTAGGACTACTCAGGTGCGCTCCCATTCTTCTTATTATAAAGAACCCCAACAGAGGACCTCCTCGGAATATCATACACCTGAATGTTGTTGTAATGTGGAACTATAGCGAGTATACTTTAGTGTAGGAGCTGTAAAggcgaccaacgggagctcttccgtctagtaggattctcactgtgcaagtactactgtaaggagtactagacGAGCGTAGGGAGTCCCTAGAAGAGGGATATGAGTGATTAGAGTACATGACTGTAGCGAATAGAGAGTCTTGCgagtatactttagtataggagcctgaaTGGTCACCCGTTCTCACTCCAGTAGACACTTTAGAGACTCCCTGAGGTCATCTAGTAGTCACTTTACAGCCAGTCATTGAGCATAGCGCAACACCCATACCATAACTTGCCCATACGACGGCAGCCTAGAGACAGCAAGCCTTCCTGGGCTCCCTGGCGGTCGAGTGACCCATCTACCCTGCAACACGGTTACATTCCCTTGATCTCATTGCGTGTACATCAGTCAGACGTTCACTCCGCTCATATGCTCCGCATTCAGTCTAAAAATCTGCCATGCATAAACAAACCTAAAGAAACGTCCAACTCCTGGCGAAACCTAAAACTTCTCGAAACGTCCGAGGGAAATCAAAACAATAGCAAACATCAAATGTGATTCGAGGGTATTTGGTGGATGCAAACTGGAAATAATCGCCGAGTCGAATGGGGCGCGAGAGCGTGGAGTCGCCGAGAGGCAAATTCGCGCTAGTTGAACTTGAAAAGGCAAGACAGTCGAGATAATGAGAGTTTCTATGCAAAAACTCATAATGTACATGACGTTTGCGCAAAATCCCAGAAAACGCACCAGAGGACTCGGGtgtacacattttccaaTAGTACTTCCTCCAGCTAGCCATACTCCCCTCTTTGTCCCATCTCGCAACTGCAGATCCAAATGCATTTATACACGAAAATTGCCCAGATTACCGCGAAAATCGGCGTGGAAGGAGCCATGAACTTGTCCAGTTTCAGTCCGTCTTTCGGGTCTCCTCGTTCACGCCCTTTCCTACACTTGGAGAGTAGCCAGAAATCACCATTTAAGCCTCTAAACATGGGCTCATCTTGACACTTTTTTCTTCCCTGAGCATCCTTCCAGGTACCCCTGGCCATTTCGGTACTGTGGCTGCTGCGCCACGGTTATGGAGCCCACAGATTCTCTTTGGTGTTACTTGGTATGTGGACCAGAGCAGATTTCCAAGACGTTTGTTTGGTCCTGTAGTCTCGGGGGTCTTTGGTGTTGGTGTTTTTCGGGAACCAAGACAAGTGGCGCTCAGAGTTGGCAATTCTCCTTTGCATTACTTGGAGACacacattttacatttttgcAATCACAAAGGGCATATAGCTTGGCGGATATGACTTTGAGGGGTTAGTATGACCAAAGTCATTCTTCTGGCAAATGCAATTGTAAAATCGATAGCACACGGGGCAAAATATCCACAAGGAAGAGTGAGTGGACTGTTTATAG encodes the following:
- a CDS encoding protein phosphatase 2C, putative (encoded by transcript BEWA_035920A); amino-acid sequence: MIFRGGPLLGFFIIRRMGAHLSSPRTDKTSAFGGDLAKDSTQFGCTSMQGWRVSMEDAHLAIPDFIKHKNGSIGLYGVFDGHGGHYVSTWCSKHFHDLFRDELQAHPDMPIDINVEPRMPVEKCVAESLQSAFLRVDEELLKPEIEAELKSYYKPVDKAEVPGTCMDSSDILKVLLPNKRSTREALKILEAIKNPEGLDQQCRSIPIESEDVTMDAVGGEEERAHYASMIQEVCVDSGNYGREGVSEFSFEYAKGDMSAYSDELDDISPEDSIDAIMEEPYGEAIAHGCGAASVVLAVTPGPNPCLVAANAGDSRVILCRAGKAIPLSHDHKPGLPEESERIRRAGGSVTNGRVDGNLNLSRAIGDLSFKQDHTLKPEEQRISAFPDVRICPISKEDDFVILACDGIWDCKTNQEVVDFVRERINSAKEKNAYDGSTLSKICEELCDACVSKNPSESEGIGCDNMTVIIVKLGDSILDNKNVDHTVTMYRRPLGSL